Proteins encoded together in one Bos javanicus breed banteng chromosome 6, ARS-OSU_banteng_1.0, whole genome shotgun sequence window:
- the LOC133249583 gene encoding serine protease inhibitor Kazal-type 2-like isoform X1 — translation MALVGLRLVLLFLVGDSAASLNAQFSQHLEQKTPNCDQYKLPGCPRDFSPVCGSDMSTYPNECILCMKISTETFLFLSAGFLQKLETLRMMVMILK, via the exons ATGGCGCTCGTTGGGCTGCGCTTGGTGCTGTTATTCTTGGTTGGGGACTCGGCAG CCTCTTTGAATGCTCAATTTAGTCAACATTTAGAACAAAAAACA cCAAACTGCGATCAGTATAAATTACCAGGATGTCCCAGGGACTTTAGCCCTGTGTGTGGAAGTGACATGTCCACTTATCCCAATGAGTGTATTCTGTGCATGAAAATCAG CactgaaacatttctttttctctctgctggATTCCTTCAGAAGTTAGAAACTCTCA GGATGATGGTCATGATATTAAAATAA
- the LOC133249583 gene encoding serine protease inhibitor Kazal-type 2-like isoform X2 has product MALVGLRLVLLFLVGDSAASLNAQFSQHLEQKTPNCDQYKLPGCPRDFSPVCGSDMSTYPNECILCMKIRDDGHDIKIIRSGPC; this is encoded by the exons ATGGCGCTCGTTGGGCTGCGCTTGGTGCTGTTATTCTTGGTTGGGGACTCGGCAG CCTCTTTGAATGCTCAATTTAGTCAACATTTAGAACAAAAAACA cCAAACTGCGATCAGTATAAATTACCAGGATGTCCCAGGGACTTTAGCCCTGTGTGTGGAAGTGACATGTCCACTTATCCCAATGAGTGTATTCTGTGCATGAAAATCAG GGATGATGGTCATGATATTAAAATAATCCGAAGTGGACCATGCTGA
- the LOC133249583 gene encoding serine protease inhibitor Kazal-type 2-like isoform X3 codes for MVTSSASLNAQFSQHLEQKTPNCDQYKLPGCPRDFSPVCGSDMSTYPNECILCMKISTETFLFLSAGFLQKLETLRMMVMILK; via the exons atgGTAACATCTAGTG CCTCTTTGAATGCTCAATTTAGTCAACATTTAGAACAAAAAACA cCAAACTGCGATCAGTATAAATTACCAGGATGTCCCAGGGACTTTAGCCCTGTGTGTGGAAGTGACATGTCCACTTATCCCAATGAGTGTATTCTGTGCATGAAAATCAG CactgaaacatttctttttctctctgctggATTCCTTCAGAAGTTAGAAACTCTCA GGATGATGGTCATGATATTAAAATAA